One Flavobacteriales bacterium genomic window, GGCCTCTTGGATCTCATCTTTGGTGATGATGAGTGGAGGTTGGATACGGAAGCTCACCGGGTCACTCAAGAACCAGAAAGTGATCACTCCGCGTTCCAGGCAGCCATGGACGATCCGTTGTACGATCTCTGGATCCTCGAATTCCACGGCCAACATCAGTCCTTTACGTCTGATCTCGACAATACTCGGATGGTCCAAGCAGGATTCGAAGAGCAACCCCTTTTCCTCGACCCGAGTGATGATATCGGTATCTCTGAGCATCTGGATGTTGGCGACAGCCGCAGCGCAATTGACCGGATGACCACCGAAGGTGGTGATATGACCGAGCACAGGGTCATGAGTCCATAGATCCATGAGGTCCTGGCTGGCGATAAATGCGCCTATGGGCATGCCCCCACCGAGGGCCTTTGCTAGGCATAGGATGTCGGGAGTGACTTTGAAATGTTCCAAGGCGAACATAGCGCCCGTCCGGCCGAGGCCGGTCTGGATCTCATCGAAGATGAGCAGGGCTCCCACCTGGGAGCAGCGGGCGCGTAATTCTTGGAGGTATTCTTTGCGTGGGATACGCACTCCTGCATCTCCTTGGATAGGCTCTATAATGACGGCTGCCGTACGCTCAGTGATCTTACTCAAACAGCCCAGACAATCGAAATC contains:
- a CDS encoding aspartate aminotransferase family protein; this encodes MPRTSHLASTSPYPLALEVDRAEGIYIWDADGKKHYDLIAGIAVNNLGHRHPAVVKAIKEQVDRYLHIIPYGEFTQEPQVRLASMLNEVLPDGLDCSYFVNSGTEAIEAALKLAKRATGRTELIAMKRSYHGSTHGALSVTGNEKKKYHARPLLPDVRFIDFDCLGCLSKITERTAAVIIEPIQGDAGVRIPRKEYLQELRARCSQVGALLIFDEIQTGLGRTGAMFALEHFKVTPDILCLAKALGGGMPIGAFIASQDLMDLWTHDPVLGHITTFGGHPVNCAAAVANIQMLRDTDIITRVEEKGLLFESCLDHPSIVEIRRKGLMLAVEFEDPEIVQRIVHGCLERGVITFWFLSDPVSFRIQPPLIITKDEIQEACARIREAIDAATL